aactttcacttagacacctaaatcaAGAGATATTTATTTTAGACACCTAATGTAAAGGTCTGATAtgtcattttgatactttttaaATAATCCGAAGTTGGAGTATGGAGTGTGTATTACACTTTTCTCCACATAGATTAGTTGACCAATTAAATTTTGCCAATACTATCATCTTTACACGTCATAACTTTAAGATTAAATGCCCAAAACTTGATCTTCTGTCCTTTGTCTCTTTAGTTCAAAGAAAACCCTTTTCCTTCTTCACCGATCAAACCTAGCTAAGTGTATGAAAGTTCAATCTTCCTCAATTTTCATTCAGTGCCCAAAACTTGATCTTCAACACACTGTGTACATTGTCTCTTCAGTTCAAATGAAACCCTCTTCCTTCTTCATCGATCAAAACCTAGGTAAGTGTATGAAAGTTCAATGtgtcttgattttcattcaattcttaGGTAGTACTAACTGTTATGTTTGTTTATCTTGCCAATTTTCAGGTTTAAAGGTTGAAATCAAGTGTTAGAGATTGCAATTTTATTGGGCGTTTTGACATTTCTAACATCTGCTTCTTGAAGTTATATTAGTTTGTGTTTGCATGTTTCATCCTTGAAGAAGAAGGTGTATGTTCTGGTTGTGTCACTATCTGTTAGCATTTTGTACctagtttttttttggaaattgcaCTGATAAATTAAGGGACTTTTTgggtattttctttttgagatatgGACGACTATATATTGACATGTTTTCATCATGGGAGTCATGTTATTGCAGACCCTAACCCTACTTATAAAGGAGAAGTAGATATATTTGTCGTTGCCATTGATAAAGATTATTTTAGCCTTGTCGAATTTCTTTCATACACTGAAGACCTTGGATACCCAAATGTGAAGGATTTTTACTGTCAAAATGAAATTAACAATGAATTTATCCAAATTATTTCTAATATTCAGTTGTTAGACTATGTGAAAGACTTAATAGATGGTGATGACTTTTATGTTTATGTGGTCCATGAAATTGATGAGCTAGAGGAATTGCCAACTCCAGTTGGTCTTTTGCCATGGTCAGACTATGTTGATGTTGGAAATGTGGAGAATAAGGCTGTTTCAGATGTGAATGAGACTGATGATGTTTCAGATGTGAATGAGTCAGATCTGCCTAGTAGTGACTCAGATATAAATGTCATTCCTGATGAAGATGGTTTAGATGTTGATAAAAAATTGAGATCCTTTAGATCTGAAAGTAGGAACAAAAGAAATTCTAATcctaagaaaaaaaagaaagtacctgaagaaATACCAGTAGGTGAAACTGGTATTGATAGAAGCTTTGAAGATATTGAAAGAAATAAGAAGGATAGATATGTTGGCAGATTAGGAGGAGATGAAGTGTATATTGATAGCTCAAACTGTGATAGTGATAATAGCACAAATGTGGTAGATGTAGAAGCTGTTAGGGGTGTTGATCAACCAGGAAGAAGAAAGAGTAAAAATGTCAGGTATGATGCTGAATGTGAAgtctctattttttaaaatgctaAACAATTTAGAAAGGCTTTGACAAATTATGCagtagaaaataattatcagattaagttaaggcctaatgaaattcatagagtTAGGGTTAAATgtattcaaagaaaaatgcaaatgGTTGTGTTATGGTGCAACTGATAGAAATTCTGATAACTTTTTGATCAATAACTACCATCCTATACATAAGTGTTCTCCATGAAGTAAGAACAAAATGTGTACAAGTAAATTCCTAGCAAATAAATTCAGGgatgaaataaattaacaatCATCCATAAAGATTTGGGAAATACAAGAATTGTGCAGGGAGACGTTAGGATTGTATGTGGGTAGGACCATCTCTTACAAGGCAAAGCTAATGATTCTTAGAGAATCCATGAGTGACTGGAATATGGAATTTGTAAGATTATGTGATTATGCTGAGGTTATAAAATAGACCAATTCTGatagttttgtttttttaagAATGGATGGAGAAACTGCACCAGAAAAGAATTTGTTTGTATACTTCTATGTGTGCTTGGATGCATTGAAAAAGGGGTGGAAGGAAGGATGTAGAAGAATAATAGGATTTGATGGATGTTTTTTAAAGGGTGCTTGCAAGGGTGAACTTCTAGTAGCAGTTGGCAAGAATGGAAACAATCAGATGTTTCCTATAGCCTGGGCAGTTGTAGATAAGGAAACTAAGCATAGTTGAAGTTTCTTTATCAATTACTTGAAAGAGGACCTGCAGTTGGGTACTGGACAGGGCCTTACTGTGATGACAGATATACAAAAGGTAATTACATATTACATTTGCTAAAGCTATTAGATTATTTATTAAGTATTGATttgcattttattttctttgcagGGTTTTCATGCAGCAGTTGTTGAAATGCTACGAAATGTTGAAGTTAGAATGTGTGCTAGACACATTTGGTCTAATTGGAATCAAACCTAGAAAGGAGAGGAAAGGAGAAAACAATTCTGGAGATGTTCAAAGTCAAGTTTTGAAGTGAAGTTCAAGGATGAGCTTCCTAAAATGAGCAAACTTGGTAAGGATATTTTTGCTGACCTATTGCATTATCCAAAGGTGTCATGGGTTAGGGCATTCTTTCAAGAGCATTCCAAATGTGATGTAGTTGAAAATAACATGTGTGAAACCTTTAACTCATGGATTATATCATGTagacacaaatctataataacCATGTTGGAGGAAATTAGGAAAAAGATAATGATAAGAACTGTGGATATGATTAAGTTTGCCAACACCTGGATATCTGATATTGCATTTATGGCTAGACTTATCTTACAGGAGAATAAGGACAAGTCTAGGACATGCAAGGTGCTTTGGAATGCTGATGTTAGGTTTGAGATTGGAGAAAGGGAGTACAAGCATACAATTAACTTGGCTGATAGAGTTTGTAGTTGTAGAACTTGGCAACTGAGAGACATTCCATGCCAACATGCTATTACTGCTTTGTGTCACATAGAACAGGAGCCTGAACCTCTTGTGGAGCATTGGTATAAGAAGGATACTTTCTTAAAGGCTTATAGTCATTTCATCCAACCAATTCCAAATATGAAGATGTGGCCTGAAACTAACAATCCAAGGATTGAACCTCCTGAACCTAAACCAATGCCTGACAGACCTGCAAGAAGTAGaagaaagggcaaagatgaaccaAGAAAGAAGTATGGAAAAATGTCTAAACAAGGAGTGAAACAGAATTGTTCCATGTGTAAACAACAAGGTCATAACAAGAGATATTGCAAGgtaacataatttatacttgcttGTGTCTTTTTAAATCACTTGTTGAATTTttaatgaacatatattttgTGGTTAAATATTTAGGTTGCTGATCAAAGTTCAGAAGCAGCTACCCATAATTCACAATTTACTGGTCAAAGCTCACAAGGAAGTTGCCAACCTAAACCAAAAAACTTCAGTCAACCTGAACCAAAAAAGACTCTACAAGCTGAACCAACAACATTCAGCCAACCTGCATCAACTACATCAAGCAAGCATGCTTCTTCAACAACAGTTTGTGCTGATACAAGTAGAGTTAAGAGGGTGAATGATACAAGCTCAAGCCAACCACCATCATATGTGGATACAAgtattccttttacaagaggaataacaagtcAACTACCTCGGAGGGAAAGAAAGACTGTTGGACAAAAGAGACGAGTTGCAGCAACTGGAGAAGACTCTGCAAGAGGGGGGACAAAGAAATCATCATATGGTGGATCAAGTAATGTTGGATTTGGCATATTCACAAGTGCAAGTGGAACCCAAATACTCAATatatgttgttttctcctttagTTACATACTAATCTTCAGTAGTGCAGCTTACTTACTAATTTTGGTTTCTCTTTTTCTGTAAAAATAGCTAGGGACTTCAAGTCAAAGAATTCTACCAACAGGTTCAAATTTTAAGGATGCAAGTTCAACAGGCATAGACCTTGGTTTTAAGACTAGAGGCTTGAGATGGAAAAATAAAGATGTTGTCACTACCAACCAGTTGCAGCAAATggcaaacaaaaagaagaagtaatAGCAGCTTGAAGTTTTGAATACTAATTGCGGATTGCTTAACAGCTTAACATAAGGTGTAACATCTTTTGAGGATTGTAACCTTGTTAAACCAGTCCACTGATCGTGGTATTTAGCATAATGCTAACTTTGAGTTCATTGTGGATTATGTTTTTGTAGTTACATTGTGATATTGTTAAATGTTTTTGGTATTAAATTTGTAAAGtctctatttttgttgttggtattaACCAGTCCACTGTTTTTGAGTTACATTGTATAGGAATTTTGAACTTTTAACAAGTGAAATATGTATTCACTTCAACAAGATGTGAATTGTGAATtgtatacaacaataacatcaaaatacataCAAATGTGGCCTAGCTAGAAatttacagcaacaacaacaacatgaagATTATTTCTtcacagcaacaacaacatcagaCCCTTACATTAACTTTACATCAACtttacaataacaacaacatcaaaataatactaCACCACCACCTATCCAAAACATAAACAACTTTACAACAAAAACACAACATATTTTAACAATTTGGCTTCAATCTCCATATTTCAATCGCTACCAACCTAGTAGCGATCACaccaacaataaatatatttcttgctcgatttatttttttatcaaaagcCTTGACTTTATTCAACAAACCCCAAATCACCTTATTTGCTTGAGGAGGGTGTCGATCTtcataccaataaaaaaaattacagccATCCATTTTCtataaaatcaatcaaaaaaaaattaaaaacccaCAATTAACAGAAAATACTTATTCCTCTTTTGTTGTACTTACAAGAAATAAATGGAGCTTTAAGATTCACATTGAATAAAAGTTGTAATatataagtaaaaatattaacataaagAATTACTTTACCTTTGAAAGTTTACAAGTAAAACATCTACGACCTGGATTTAGTTGGGTCCAAGAAATTTTTAATAGTGCTTCATTACCACATTTACAATATCGACATTCATCCAAAGAGGCCATGGAAGAGTTGGAGAAGCTCGACATGGAAGTGTAGGAGAAGAGTGacatgaaagagagaaaaacaaagaagaagagagaactgatttttgcctttttctttttccaaatcaGAGAAACAATCTAAGAAATTAGGGCAtgatagagagaaaaacaaagaagaagagagaactgATTAGGGAAaacatgaagaagaagaggcatacatatataaataagaGATATATGACCGTTATAGTCCTTGTTTGGTGCCACATCAGATGAAAACATAGCTTCTATGCACCTCAGGTAAGTGCAAAACACGCGAGGGGCTAGCTGTTTAAAACGTGTCAAAATAACACATCAGACCCTTAcattaggtgtctaaaatgaatatctcttggtttaggtgtctaagtgaaagttggttcCAATTTTAAGGGATCACCGATGGATTTGgcctttaattaatttatgctCAAGTTATTTATTTGTTCGAAAAATAATAAAGTTTTTCTCTCTTTGATCACATAGTCTttctttaattaataataatgaatTAGAGACCTTTATTTCCTATATCTTTAACTCTCACATAGATTTACAAGATTCGGTCGGGATCCACCTTTGTGGACCTCAAAAGGTGCCTAACACCTTCCTTTTGAGGTAATTTGAATCCTTACCCGAACTTTGGTAGAGTTgaccttttaaaaaattaatttagtgtAGAAAGGTTCCCTAACGTGCCTTTAATTCGTTAGGTGGCGActcttcattttaaaaaaaaatcctaaataaGAGTTTTCACGTCGTTGCAATTccattttgagaaaaatggGATGCGACAACATGGCTACTCTGCTGGGGATATTCTTAGGTTACCATTATGTGTCTTATATTTTTATGTGGggtttatttttgtttgttcaTTTTTTGTTTCATGCTCAATTCATTTCATTATTCATGTTATTTGCTTCCCTTTTACACCATTTGATATTATGCTTGTGTATTACATGCTTCAtccctttcctttttttcttaatttgtgTTCCTTAAATGGATAACTCTTgatatatgtttatttacctatttccttatttgatGGCATGTTTACTTGtagtaatttattttctatgttTTATCATTTACTTGTTAAACCCTACCCCTATTCCGTATGTGTTTATTTTTTTGCTTCACATACATTTCTTCTcgtatttattcatttatttatttatcgcTTTTCTTAAATTGATTACGTGTTActgtttttttttatctaattGCTACTTGTTACTACTTTGATAAACTGACATTTTGTCATACTTCCCCCACTTGGgaaccttttttttctcttttcgtGATGTTGTGCCTATGCACTTCTCACAAAATGCTCTTCAAACACCCTATATTTAGAGAGTTGGCAGAAGCGTGGGAATAAGAGAATAGTTTTTTACTATTGTGGGACCACCCGCCATCTCGCATAAGAACAATCTTTAGTCCATGTCTACCAAATTCTTAGAAAAATTAATTCATACATGCATTAGCCTTAGGTAGTTTGACCCTTGGTGTCAATCCACATTATTAGTAACCACCCTATTGTCTTAGGGGTTTCAACATCCCACAAACAAACTGCATATTATGTGTTAAAGTGGTCACAATAAATTAATCCAAGTCAAGTATGACAAAATGGAGTTTAGAAATTTATTTGTTGATTCgtgatcatttttttttaaaaagattgtAATGATTATAGTTATTATCAATAAAATagtatgtttttatttttctctatttaacTCTAAACTCCAAATAATGTCAACAAGGCTTGGATTAACTATCGTGAATTACTTACTTGTCATCTTAGGCCTACCTATGGCTCAATAAGGCTCCTTGCATTTTAAGACGTTATTTAGCAAAATAAATTGTCTTTTTATCGCAATATGTTTAGTGTTACTAACTTGGTTTTCTCTTGATTTTTAGTTTTCATCTTCCCTTTCCCAACGGTTGACTTGTGTACTCTCGCATACCATATTTGATCAAAAGAGATTCCTTCTCCTCTCTCTTCAAGCTCAAATTACAAAAGGCAAAATAGTTGATAACAATAGCATCCTAGAAAGAATTGGCGTGGACGTTCCAAGAGATTCTCCTAAAACTTTTGAAGGAGGACATCATTCGAATGATTTAATTTTGAGACTAGAACAGAAAATCTTGGAGCTACAAGAGGAAATGGCTAGTATGCGTAATTTGGCTAGATTTTCGATCTCTATCAACACCCCTTTTGAGACAAATAAGGATGATCATACTACCATGAATCAGACCTCCCTCTCAATTCATTCTCTACCAACTCATCCGACCTCTCATTATCAAAATCAACCGAACTCTACTAATATACCTCCCACAAATATGCCTGTTATATCCACTACTGACATGTTTTATGCACATGCAACTGAGAATCACAACCTCAGTCCTATATGTGTTGAAACtgcttggtttactcatcaatatcataaatatgAATCCTCCCAAAAGGATTTACTGAGAAACTAGACAAGTTGTCCAACAAGGTGCAATATGTAGGGAAAAACAAAGGAGTAATCAGTTTAAGCTATGAAGATTTATGCATGCATCTACTATTGAGCTGCCTGAGGGGTACAAACCTCCCAAGTTTGAATTATTCAATGGCATTGGAGATCCCAAAGCTCATCTACGTATGTATTGCGATAAATTGATGGGAGTTGGGAGAAATGAGAAGATTAGAATGAAGTTGTTCATGAGAAGTCTCACATGGGAAGCTCTATCACGGCATATCAAATAGGATTCTTGAAAGTGGTCAAATTGGGTAGATATGGCCTTTGATTTTATGGATAGATTTGCATTCAACACTAAGAATGCAGCGAATTGATTTTATATTCAGAATTTGAAAAAGAAGCCAAATGAGACATTTTGAGATTATGCTATAAGGTGGAGGTGCGAAGCTTCTAACcattttatttagtttattaTAAGCTACAGATCACAAGGATTCAGAGACTACAAGCAAGATCAACTCCTACTTTCCAAGTCAAAAAATACGACTTCCATTTTATATATCTGTCATGATCTAAGTCGTTTCATCTTTTTACGCTACTTATATGATCTTTTACTCTTCTATATCTTCCAACTTGagttgttttatatttatacattgcTCACACAATCTTATGCTCTTATATCTATATCTGTCACTACTTGAACCATTCTATATTCTCACGAACTTTTGCTCCAATCTTATCGATTCAAACTACTATCACTCCTATTCCAAGCTCATGTCGTCTTTccaatttttagaaattttatcCGTTTCTAAATCACGAACTACACATGGCCTGATTCTCGTAAAACTAGAGATATGACTTGAAACTGAAGTCTCAATCAGAACATTTTTCACAATTCTACTTGACCCCGCTAACATTATTTTGTTAGTCGGTCAAAACCGGCTACTCAGTCAATGTATTTGTCCGATAATTCATCCTTCATAATCGAGTAAAGAGGAGcaactgttgacacccaattttgaccgacctaaAACCCACTTTCGAACTGCTATTTGATTGAAtaagtattttaagttttatctcttttattttatgtttaagtATTAATTACATATATTGGGGTGCATaacttacaattttttttaattaattaattattattattattattattatttatataattatttaattattttataatttcttaattttagaaTAATGATTTTCGTACATCCAAATTTTTAAGTGTTTATtcagtatgttgttgttgttattattattattaatattactattattattattattattactattattattattattattattattattattattattattattattattactattactattacgattattattattattactattactattactattactattactattattattattattattactattattattattattattactattattattattattactattattattattattactattactattattactactactattattactactattactattattaccaCTACTACTATTACTTGGTTGATGATCTTTGAGAGCTACCGATGATGTTACTGGTTTTTACTACAGACTTGCTttcattagcatcgcctatcaTTAGCATACTTTTTTGTTGTTTGGTCCCCTGGTTTTACGGGGGCCGaggtatgtttgtcattgtttgtaccttccgGAGGTATGAGCGTTCGGTcggttattatttgattatccTTGTGCTTATCTCTTgttgtatttgtagttggtcTACCGGGTGTTTTAGCCCAGATTTGTTGTTGCTACTCCCGGTTAGGTTGAGTTGGATTAGTCCTTAGGTGGCTTTGTGATTAGGTGTGACAGTTAGTATTACATTCTTGATTAGTTGACTCATTTGGTTCCTTCTTATCGTAAGTAGGTTGTTGGCTTGCGCTTTCAGGTGCGTTTCTTGACCCTGTATTCTTTTCTCTATGTATCTTATCTCCTTCCTCTTATTTCATGAACTACCTTGTGTTAGTTCATGATTATTTACTTGTATTGTACTTACCttgttatatattatttatacttgctttatctgtggagTTCAGTTATCTTATGCCTACagagtaccattcatttggtaatcatactatacttctgccCCACGTAGATCATAATACGGGTTATCGCTGTTGATTTGAAATAGTGCAAAGCAACTTTTGATTGAGAGATTTGGTGTTCGGAGTTGTCGATTTGCATCTATGATGGACTAGTACTAGTCTATACTTGCTTTCGAAGACTTTTTGtacttatatttgtattttaaaagCCTTCTAGTCCTGTTTTAATTTAGATGCTCGACTACTGATCGATGTCAGGTCTTGGGGTGGTTCCTTGTGTATTATCTCTGTTTCTCTCATTACTACTTATTTTTCGCTTTATAGATTCATCTTTCGCTTGATAGACCATTGCCTTTAGTTACCTGTTGGTGGGTCTTagcaggtgccatcatgacctgcaGAATCAGATCGTGACATTCTTTgggtcttttctcttcttttaaaTCAAGAAATATACGCTTTATCCTCTTAAAATAAAAGTGTAATATCTATTGTATCAAGACTCCTTAAACTAATTCTCTTAATACAATATAATGAGATCAATATTGAATTTTGACTGACATACGTTGTAAGTAGATGTTAAATACATACTTTTCCGGAAAAAGTGTGACGTACTATTTGTTATAGAATCAAAGAAACTAGAGAGCAAATTAAAGAGAGAATGAATGATAACTCTTTGTATTGATTCTTGCATTGattcaaataaaaaagtatTGTATATCAGTATTTATAAGCAACTACAGAGAATAAAATAAGGACAATATGTTTTGCAATTAATGTGAACTCTAAGACTTGAAAGAAAAGTAAATACTGTAGAATATTTTTAGACTAAAAAAGAGAGTGTGAAAATATTCTATCATTAAAATAGATCATAGAGTAAAACAAAAGTAAAATTTTG
The genomic region above belongs to Solanum dulcamara chromosome 5, daSolDulc1.2, whole genome shotgun sequence and contains:
- the LOC129889148 gene encoding uncharacterized protein LOC129889148 isoform X3 — translated: MSKLGKDIFADLLHYPKVSWVRAFFQEHSKCDVVENNMCETFNSWIISCRHKSIITMLEEIRKKIMIRTVDMIKFANTWISDIAFMARLILQENKDKSRTCKVLWNADVRFEIGEREYKHTINLADRVCSCRTWQLRDIPCQHAITALCHIEQEPEPLVEHWYKKDTFLKAYSHFIQPIPNMKMWPETNNPRIEPPEPKPMPDRPARSRRKGKDEPRKKYGKMSKQGVKQNCSMCKQQGHNKRYCKVADQSSEAATHNSQFTGQSSQGSCQPKPKNFSQPEPKKTLQAEPTTFSQPASTTSSKHASSTTVCADTSRVKRVNDTSSSQPPSYVDTSIPFTRGITSQLPRRERKTVGQKRRVAATGEDSARGGTKKSSYGGSTRDFKSKNSTNRFKF
- the LOC129889148 gene encoding uncharacterized protein LOC129889148 isoform X2, with the translated sequence MSKLGKDIFADLLHYPKVSWVRAFFQEHSKCDVVENNMCETFNSWIISCRHKSIITMLEEIRKKIMIRTVDMIKFANTWISDIAFMARLILQENKDKSRTCKVLWNADVRFEIGEREYKHTINLADRVCSCRTWQLRDIPCQHAITALCHIEQEPEPLVEHWYKKDTFLKAYSHFIQPIPNMKMWPETNNPRIEPPEPKPMPDRPARSRRKGKDEPRKKYGKMSKQGVKQNCSMCKQQGHNKRYCKVADQSSEAATHNSQFTGQSSQGSCQPKPKNFSQPEPKKTLQAEPTTFSQPASTTSSKHASSTTVCADTSRVKRVNDTSSSQPPSYVDTSIPFTRGITSQLPRRERKTVGQKRRVAATGEDSARGGTKKSSYGGSSNVGFGIFTSATRDFKSKNSTNRFKF
- the LOC129889148 gene encoding uncharacterized protein LOC129889148 isoform X1; translated protein: MSKLGKDIFADLLHYPKVSWVRAFFQEHSKCDVVENNMCETFNSWIISCRHKSIITMLEEIRKKIMIRTVDMIKFANTWISDIAFMARLILQENKDKSRTCKVLWNADVRFEIGEREYKHTINLADRVCSCRTWQLRDIPCQHAITALCHIEQEPEPLVEHWYKKDTFLKAYSHFIQPIPNMKMWPETNNPRIEPPEPKPMPDRPARSRRKGKDEPRKKYGKMSKQGVKQNCSMCKQQGHNKRYCKVADQSSEAATHNSQFTGQSSQGSCQPKPKNFSQPEPKKTLQAEPTTFSQPASTTSSKHASSTTVCADTSRVKRVNDTSSSQPPSYVDTSIPFTRGITSQLPRRERKTVGQKRRVAATGEDSARGGTKKSSYGGSRTSSQRILPTGSNFKDASSTGIDLGFKTRGLRWKNKDVVTTNQLQQMANKKKK